A single window of Cupriavidus pauculus DNA harbors:
- a CDS encoding porin has product MKIAKYAAGLLAVAPLLACAQSVTMYGVVDTGVEFVNNVGAAGNSVVRMNTLTGTVPSRWGLRGTEDLGNGLKSVFVLEGGFAPDSGNANQGGRLFGRQALVGLSSNKWGQVSFGRQYTMLFWATLDPDILGPNAFGSGSLDSYLPNTRADNAVAYKGTFGGLTVGATYSFGRDTANAGPSPSGTNCAGENPASKSQCREWSAMIGWDQKWWGITAAYDAQRGGPGAFGGLTSASLRDDRASIAGYVLLDRTKLGAGVIRRENQGSTTPLSELYYIGAAYDITPAFTLAGQVYYLNYQNSANKAMLYAVRGMYNFSKRTAVYATAGYINNDGTLAMSVSGAQAGANPKPGGQQFGAMVGIKHVF; this is encoded by the coding sequence ATGAAGATCGCAAAGTACGCGGCGGGCCTGCTCGCAGTCGCGCCCCTGCTGGCCTGCGCCCAGTCCGTCACCATGTATGGCGTGGTGGACACCGGCGTGGAATTCGTCAACAACGTCGGCGCCGCCGGCAACAGCGTGGTGCGCATGAACACGCTGACCGGCACCGTGCCGTCGCGCTGGGGCCTGCGCGGCACCGAGGACCTGGGCAATGGCCTGAAGAGCGTGTTCGTGCTCGAAGGCGGCTTCGCGCCCGACTCCGGCAATGCCAACCAGGGCGGCCGCCTGTTCGGGCGCCAGGCGCTGGTGGGCCTGTCGTCGAACAAGTGGGGCCAGGTCTCGTTCGGGCGCCAGTACACGATGCTGTTCTGGGCCACGCTCGACCCGGACATCCTGGGGCCGAACGCCTTCGGCTCCGGTTCGCTGGACAGCTACCTGCCCAACACCCGGGCCGACAATGCCGTGGCCTACAAGGGCACGTTCGGCGGCCTGACCGTGGGCGCAACGTACAGCTTTGGCCGCGATACGGCCAACGCCGGCCCCAGCCCGTCCGGCACCAACTGCGCCGGCGAAAACCCCGCCAGCAAGAGCCAGTGCCGCGAATGGTCGGCCATGATCGGCTGGGACCAGAAATGGTGGGGCATCACGGCCGCCTATGACGCGCAGCGGGGCGGCCCGGGCGCCTTTGGCGGCCTGACCAGCGCCAGCCTGCGCGACGACCGCGCATCGATTGCCGGCTACGTGCTGCTGGATCGCACCAAGCTTGGCGCCGGCGTGATCCGCCGCGAAAACCAGGGCAGCACGACGCCGCTGTCGGAGCTGTACTACATCGGCGCGGCCTACGACATCACGCCCGCCTTCACGTTGGCCGGCCAGGTCTACTACCTGAACTACCAGAACAGCGCCAACAAGGCGATGCTGTACGCCGTGCGCGGCATGTACAACTTCAGCAAGCGTACGGCGGTGTATGCCACGGCCGGCTATATCAACAACGACGGCACGCTGGCAATGTCCGTGAGCGGCGCGCAGGCCGGTGCAAACCCGAAGCCGGGCGGCCAGCAGTTCGGCGCCATGGTCGGCATCAAGCACGTGTTCTAA
- a CDS encoding cupin domain-containing protein, whose product MSDLSQQENIKRSWEQPEGASFDKWMESRVARFSTRRYDWDALKFQADYDPKYRRAQMRYLGTGGTGVAADTNTVPSEHFTFSTMIIPAGHEGPSHLHTDVEEVFFILRGKIKLVLEKDGERFETILTDRDLVSVPPGVYREEINIGEEDALMCVILGAKKPITPTYPPEHPLTKVKR is encoded by the coding sequence ATGAGCGATCTGTCGCAACAGGAAAACATCAAGCGCAGCTGGGAGCAGCCTGAGGGCGCCTCGTTCGACAAGTGGATGGAATCGCGCGTGGCGCGCTTCAGCACGCGCCGCTACGACTGGGACGCGCTGAAGTTCCAGGCCGACTACGACCCGAAGTACCGCCGCGCCCAGATGCGCTACCTGGGCACGGGCGGCACCGGCGTTGCCGCCGACACCAATACCGTGCCGTCGGAGCACTTCACGTTCTCGACCATGATCATCCCGGCCGGCCACGAAGGCCCGTCGCACCTGCACACCGATGTGGAAGAGGTGTTCTTCATCCTGCGCGGCAAGATCAAGCTGGTGCTGGAAAAGGACGGCGAACGCTTCGAGACCATCCTGACCGACCGTGACCTGGTGTCGGTGCCGCCGGGCGTGTACCGCGAGGAAATCAACATCGGCGAGGAAGACGCGCTGATGTGCGTGATACTGGGCGCGAAGAAGCCGATCACGCCGACCTATCCGCCCGAGCATCCGCTCACCAAGGTCAAGCGCTGA
- a CDS encoding SDR family oxidoreductase: protein MSMIELDGNVAVVTGGSSGIGLATVELLLEAGAAVAMCGRDKARLRSAEAALRERFAGCRLYAATCDVLKPEQVNAFAADVARELGNVDMLVNNAGQGRVSTFATTEDAAWVEELQLKFFSVIHPTRAFLPQLEQSKQGAMVCVNSLLATQPEPHMVATSAARAGVHNLVRSLATEFAPKGVRVNGILIGLVESGQWRRRFDARPDEDRHLDWTAWTARLARQKHIQLGRLGLPQEAARAILFLASPLSSYTTGSHIDISGGLSRHA, encoded by the coding sequence ATGTCCATGATTGAACTCGACGGCAACGTAGCCGTCGTGACCGGCGGGTCCTCCGGCATTGGGCTGGCCACGGTCGAATTATTGCTGGAAGCGGGCGCCGCCGTAGCCATGTGCGGCCGTGACAAAGCCCGCCTGCGCAGCGCCGAAGCCGCGTTGCGCGAGCGCTTTGCCGGTTGCCGCCTGTACGCGGCCACCTGCGACGTGCTCAAGCCGGAACAGGTCAACGCCTTTGCCGCCGACGTGGCGCGCGAACTGGGCAACGTGGACATGCTCGTCAACAACGCCGGCCAGGGCCGCGTGTCGACGTTCGCCACCACAGAGGACGCGGCCTGGGTCGAGGAACTGCAGCTCAAGTTCTTCTCGGTGATCCACCCGACGCGCGCGTTCCTGCCCCAGCTGGAGCAATCGAAGCAGGGCGCCATGGTCTGCGTGAACTCGCTGCTGGCCACGCAGCCGGAGCCCCATATGGTGGCCACGTCCGCAGCGCGTGCCGGGGTGCATAACCTCGTGCGCTCGCTGGCCACCGAGTTCGCGCCCAAGGGCGTGCGCGTCAACGGCATCCTGATCGGCCTGGTGGAATCGGGCCAGTGGCGCCGCCGCTTCGACGCGCGCCCCGACGAGGACCGCCATCTGGACTGGACCGCGTGGACCGCGCGTCTGGCCCGGCAGAAGCACATTCAACTGGGCCGTCTCGGCCTGCCGCAGGAAGCCGCGCGCGCCATCCTGTTCCTTGCCTCGCCGTTGTCTTCGTACACCACGGGCAGCCACATCGATATTTCCGGAGGACTCTCCCGTCATGCGTAA
- a CDS encoding HD domain-containing protein: protein MRFTIGDIAIPDSQLAREITELVRDTESPLLFHHSSRVYYWAALAGHHRGLGFDPELLYAGAMFHDMGLTPAHGSPDKRFEVDGANAAADFLRSRGIGEREVEKVWTAIALHTTPGIPEFMAPEIALVTAGVEMDVLGIRYDTFADADREAVVHAHPRTAHFKEDIIQAFYDGIRHKPDTTFGNVKADVLADKDPHFHRGNFCSVIRSSAWRG from the coding sequence ATGCGTTTCACCATCGGCGACATTGCTATCCCCGACAGCCAGCTTGCGCGCGAGATTACCGAACTGGTCCGCGATACCGAGTCGCCGCTGCTATTCCATCATTCGAGCCGCGTCTACTACTGGGCCGCGCTGGCCGGCCACCATCGCGGGCTGGGCTTCGACCCCGAACTGCTCTACGCGGGCGCGATGTTCCACGACATGGGCCTGACGCCCGCGCACGGCAGCCCGGACAAGCGGTTCGAGGTGGACGGCGCCAATGCCGCGGCCGATTTCCTGCGCAGCCGGGGCATCGGCGAGCGCGAGGTGGAGAAGGTCTGGACGGCCATCGCCCTGCACACGACCCCAGGCATCCCGGAGTTCATGGCGCCCGAGATCGCCCTGGTCACCGCCGGCGTGGAGATGGACGTGCTGGGCATCCGCTACGACACGTTCGCCGATGCCGACCGCGAGGCGGTGGTGCACGCCCACCCGCGCACGGCTCACTTCAAGGAAGACATCATTCAGGCGTTCTACGACGGCATCCGCCACAAGCCCGACACGACGTTCGGCAACGTCAAGGCCGACGTGCTGGCCGACAAGGACCCGCACTTCCATCGCGGCAACTTCTGCAGCGTGATCCGCAGCTCGGCCTGGCGCGGCTGA
- a CDS encoding alpha/beta fold hydrolase, which yields MEHSVRQSAPAPGVDLLAALDSHFAERLVMTGPDGTRLACRIGGSRGPVVVLLHGISSGAASWLPCASLLAAHARVIAWDAPGYGQSSPLPMPAPTARDYAMRLEAMLAALQVRPDLIVGHSLGALMAAGYAAHAPDALQPDRFLLLSPALGYGAPGSEEKSREVARQRIASLETLGVDGLAQRGPTRLLSPAATPDAQAWVRWNMQRLNADGYRQAVALLSGDDIGRYLEATQRPVEVGCGAQDVVTTPEASAAMAERFGLPFHAIADAGHACYIEQPRAVAQLIRNAIPGA from the coding sequence ATGGAACACTCTGTGCGCCAATCCGCACCCGCTCCCGGCGTCGACCTGCTGGCCGCGCTGGATAGCCACTTCGCCGAGCGCCTGGTAATGACCGGCCCCGACGGTACGCGCTTGGCCTGCCGCATCGGCGGCTCGCGGGGCCCGGTGGTCGTGCTGCTGCACGGCATCAGTTCCGGGGCGGCGTCGTGGCTGCCGTGCGCGAGCCTGCTGGCCGCCCACGCGCGCGTGATCGCATGGGATGCGCCGGGCTACGGCCAGTCGTCGCCGCTGCCAATGCCCGCGCCGACCGCGCGCGACTATGCGATGCGGCTCGAAGCGATGCTGGCGGCGCTACAAGTACGGCCCGATCTGATCGTGGGTCATTCGCTCGGTGCCTTGATGGCCGCCGGCTATGCCGCCCATGCGCCCGACGCACTGCAGCCAGACCGGTTCCTGCTGCTGAGCCCCGCGCTGGGATATGGCGCGCCGGGCAGCGAAGAGAAATCGCGTGAAGTGGCCCGGCAGCGCATCGCATCGCTGGAAACATTGGGTGTGGACGGGCTCGCGCAACGCGGCCCCACCCGGCTGCTCAGCCCGGCGGCCACGCCGGACGCCCAGGCATGGGTGCGCTGGAACATGCAGCGGCTGAACGCCGATGGCTATCGACAGGCCGTGGCGCTGCTGAGCGGCGACGACATCGGCCGCTATCTGGAAGCGACCCAGCGTCCGGTCGAAGTGGGATGCGGAGCGCAGGACGTGGTCACTACGCCCGAGGCGTCCGCGGCGATGGCCGAACGCTTCGGCCTGCCATTTCATGCCATTGCCGATGCCGGACACGCGTGCTACATCGAGCAGCCTCGCGCGGTCGCACAGTTGATTCGCAACGCCATTCCCGGCGCCTGA
- a CDS encoding Bug family tripartite tricarboxylate transporter substrate binding protein, which produces MKPNLVRRDVLGAIGAAIGTAALLSTAPSIAKGNYPGKPITIVVAYPAGGDTDVLARLMAEKLAGRLKQSVVVENRTGAAGTIGSAYVARAAPDGYTLLLAPNTVSIAPLVLKAGTGASYDVLNDLTPIAELGTQSLFVVVNKNSGIGKMSDLVARAKAGKLETYATPGNGSPMHIMGELFNKSANVKISQVPYRGTAPAIVDVLGGQVPMTYVTYGPVAQYVGNGTLVPLAVADQKRSPFAPNVPTLAELGYKDVEIGAWQALLGPKNLPPDIVRLLNGHVNEILKQPDVVARMATIAVTPVGGEPAVLQKLMAADYARYTRLVKEFAIQAD; this is translated from the coding sequence ATGAAACCGAACCTCGTCCGCCGCGACGTCCTGGGGGCGATTGGCGCCGCCATCGGCACCGCCGCGCTGCTGAGCACCGCTCCGTCCATCGCAAAAGGCAACTATCCCGGCAAGCCGATCACCATCGTGGTGGCCTACCCCGCCGGTGGCGACACCGACGTGCTGGCCCGCCTGATGGCTGAAAAGCTCGCCGGGCGCCTGAAGCAGTCGGTCGTGGTGGAGAACCGCACCGGCGCCGCCGGCACCATCGGCAGCGCCTATGTGGCGCGCGCCGCCCCTGACGGCTACACGCTGCTGCTGGCGCCCAACACCGTGTCGATCGCGCCGCTGGTGCTGAAGGCCGGTACCGGCGCCAGCTACGACGTGCTCAACGACCTCACGCCGATTGCCGAGCTTGGCACGCAGTCGTTGTTCGTGGTGGTGAACAAGAACAGCGGCATCGGCAAGATGAGCGACCTTGTGGCGCGCGCCAAGGCCGGCAAGCTCGAAACCTATGCCACGCCGGGCAACGGATCGCCGATGCACATCATGGGCGAGCTGTTCAACAAGTCGGCCAACGTCAAGATCTCGCAGGTGCCCTACCGGGGCACGGCGCCGGCCATCGTCGACGTGCTCGGCGGCCAGGTGCCGATGACCTACGTCACCTACGGCCCCGTGGCCCAGTACGTGGGCAACGGCACCCTGGTGCCGCTGGCCGTGGCCGACCAGAAGCGCTCGCCGTTCGCGCCGAACGTGCCGACGCTGGCCGAACTGGGCTACAAGGATGTCGAGATCGGCGCCTGGCAGGCCCTGCTGGGCCCGAAGAACCTGCCGCCGGATATCGTCCGCCTGCTGAATGGCCACGTGAACGAGATCCTGAAGCAACCCGACGTGGTGGCACGCATGGCCACGATTGCCGTGACCCCGGTGGGTGGTGAACCGGCCGTACTGCAGAAGCTGATGGCCGCCGACTACGCGCGCTATACCCGGCTGGTGAAGGAGTTCGCGATCCAGGCCGACTGA
- a CDS encoding aromatic ring-hydroxylating dioxygenase subunit alpha: MESNKQARAEARLNTGLRNYWYPVAASWQVTHAPIGITRLGQNIVVWRDNAGKLNALEDRCPHRGARLSMGWNLGDRVACWYHGVEVGGDGQVKSVPAVDNCPLEGRTCVRSYPVEEQAGAIFLWFGDRAPAEADALRLPEELVSEEHSNFLCVAHWDCNYRYAIDNVMDPMHGAYLHAVSHSMASGEKSAVMQVVETDHGLIFEKTGQRGVNFDWVEFGETGTLWLRLSIPYRDKVGPGGPFGIVGIATPVDEEHCMVFFWRTRQVQGWERDVWRFLYRNRLEGLHWDVLEQDRVVLESMAPGARDHEMLYAHDAGITRVRRLLKRRADAEVADDPVAMLQPVAGAHSHA; this comes from the coding sequence ATGGAATCGAACAAGCAAGCACGCGCCGAAGCGCGCCTGAACACCGGCCTGCGCAACTACTGGTATCCGGTGGCTGCGTCGTGGCAGGTCACGCACGCCCCGATCGGCATCACGCGCCTGGGCCAGAACATCGTGGTGTGGCGTGACAACGCCGGCAAGCTCAACGCGCTGGAAGACCGCTGCCCGCACCGTGGCGCGCGTCTGTCGATGGGCTGGAACCTCGGCGACCGCGTGGCCTGCTGGTATCACGGCGTGGAAGTGGGTGGCGATGGCCAGGTGAAGAGCGTGCCGGCCGTGGACAACTGCCCGCTGGAAGGCCGCACCTGCGTGCGCAGCTATCCCGTGGAAGAGCAGGCCGGCGCCATCTTCCTGTGGTTCGGCGACCGCGCGCCCGCCGAGGCCGATGCGCTGCGCCTGCCCGAGGAACTGGTCAGCGAGGAACACAGCAACTTCCTGTGCGTGGCGCACTGGGACTGCAACTACCGCTACGCCATCGACAACGTCATGGACCCGATGCACGGCGCCTACCTGCATGCGGTGTCGCACTCGATGGCCAGCGGAGAGAAGTCCGCCGTGATGCAGGTCGTGGAAACCGATCATGGCCTGATCTTCGAAAAGACCGGCCAGCGCGGCGTGAACTTCGACTGGGTGGAATTTGGCGAGACCGGCACGCTGTGGCTGCGCCTGTCGATCCCGTATCGCGACAAGGTGGGCCCCGGCGGCCCGTTCGGCATCGTCGGCATCGCCACGCCGGTGGATGAAGAGCACTGCATGGTGTTCTTCTGGCGTACCCGCCAGGTGCAGGGCTGGGAGCGCGACGTGTGGCGCTTCCTGTATCGCAACCGCCTGGAAGGCCTGCACTGGGACGTGCTGGAACAGGACCGCGTGGTGCTGGAGTCGATGGCCCCGGGCGCGCGCGATCACGAAATGCTCTACGCGCACGATGCCGGCATCACGCGTGTACGCCGCCTGCTGAAGCGCCGCGCCGATGCCGAGGTGGCCGACGACCCGGTGGCCATGCTGCAGCCGGTGGCCGGAGCCCACAGCCATGCCTGA
- a CDS encoding SDR family oxidoreductase — protein sequence MPDRQYANLLAGRKVLVTGAARGLGLAFATAIAEAGGSVAMADILADRVQESAAALKSRGFKVVPLQLDLNEPASVQACASAAAEALGGLDGLVNNGAVTDSGGRGLTELDVATWDRVMNVNVRGTWLMTAACTPALRASGRGAVINLASDTPLWGAPNLLAYVASKSAIIGMTRSLARELGDANVTVNAVAPGLTLVEATEYVPQHRHDLYRNQRAIQREQVPDDVCGAVLFALSDLARFVTGQTLAVNGGFVMQ from the coding sequence ATGCCTGATCGCCAGTACGCAAACCTGCTGGCCGGCCGCAAGGTGCTGGTCACCGGCGCCGCGCGCGGCCTGGGCCTGGCCTTTGCAACGGCCATCGCCGAAGCCGGCGGCAGCGTAGCCATGGCCGACATCCTGGCCGACCGCGTCCAGGAATCGGCCGCCGCGCTGAAGTCACGTGGCTTCAAGGTGGTGCCGCTGCAGCTCGACCTGAACGAGCCAGCTTCGGTGCAGGCCTGCGCCAGTGCCGCCGCCGAAGCGTTGGGCGGCCTGGACGGCCTGGTCAACAACGGTGCGGTGACCGATTCCGGCGGCCGTGGCCTGACCGAGCTTGACGTCGCCACGTGGGACCGCGTGATGAACGTGAACGTGCGCGGCACGTGGCTGATGACGGCCGCCTGCACGCCGGCGTTGCGCGCCAGCGGCCGGGGCGCGGTGATCAACCTGGCATCGGACACCCCGCTGTGGGGCGCGCCGAACCTGCTGGCCTATGTGGCCAGCAAGAGCGCCATCATCGGCATGACCCGCTCGCTGGCCCGTGAACTCGGCGATGCGAACGTCACGGTCAATGCCGTGGCGCCCGGCCTGACGCTGGTGGAAGCCACCGAATACGTGCCGCAGCACCGGCACGACCTATACCGCAACCAGCGCGCCATCCAGCGCGAACAGGTACCCGATGACGTCTGCGGCGCCGTGCTGTTCGCGCTGTCCGACCTCGCCCGTTTCGTGACCGGCCAGACGCTGGCGGTCAACGGCGGCTTTGTCATGCAATAA
- a CDS encoding recombinase-like helix-turn-helix domain-containing protein: protein MESLAYNPNLVPWERPAPNNVAGKGHIEKPGHVINIVWQTRAAAPTAYETVLGDALEAAFGGGAKSPEDIVRAFNQSGFLAADGQSWTEERFLSEMRRLGA from the coding sequence ATGGAAAGCCTCGCGTACAACCCGAACCTGGTTCCCTGGGAGCGTCCCGCGCCCAACAACGTCGCCGGCAAGGGTCATATCGAGAAGCCTGGCCACGTGATCAACATCGTCTGGCAGACGCGCGCCGCCGCGCCCACCGCCTACGAGACCGTGCTGGGCGACGCGCTGGAAGCCGCCTTCGGGGGCGGTGCCAAATCTCCGGAAGACATCGTGCGTGCGTTCAATCAATCCGGTTTCCTGGCTGCCGACGGCCAGTCGTGGACCGAGGAACGCTTCCTCTCCGAAATGCGCCGCCTGGGCGCCTGA
- a CDS encoding VOC family protein codes for MKLWFNLLCRDIDAQLAFYQHVLDLPEAASSRSAIYCALETADFQFGFNAKPAYELLGLTSRQPIEGVTAPTIAYATFMVETPSRVDAVADLIGSLGGTIVKAPFETYYGQWQTVLADPERNVFRVAAVMA; via the coding sequence ATGAAGCTCTGGTTCAACCTGCTATGCCGCGACATCGACGCACAACTCGCGTTCTATCAACACGTACTCGATTTGCCCGAAGCCGCGTCGAGTCGCTCTGCGATCTATTGCGCGCTCGAAACCGCGGACTTCCAGTTCGGTTTCAATGCAAAGCCCGCGTATGAGTTGCTGGGGCTCACATCGCGGCAACCGATCGAAGGTGTAACCGCACCGACCATCGCCTACGCCACGTTCATGGTGGAAACGCCGTCACGCGTCGATGCGGTAGCGGACCTGATAGGGAGCCTCGGCGGCACCATCGTCAAGGCACCGTTCGAGACGTACTACGGGCAATGGCAGACCGTGCTCGCAGATCCGGAAAGGAATGTGTTTCGGGTAGCGGCGGTTATGGCGTGA
- a CDS encoding GlxA family transcriptional regulator, whose amino-acid sequence MPTTRTIALLAIEGVQLLDVSGPLDVFAEANVQAGTPVYQMRVVALRAGPLTASSGARLLPDIVIADDRDGRHPSRIHTLLVAGAPHAADAPADPLALDWLRRVAPTARRYGSVCSGAFLLAEAGLLDGRRVTTHWAAADALAARFPRVAVDADAIHVRDGKVRTAAGVTAGMDLALALIEEDLGRDIALKVASQLVMFFKRPGGQGQFSRREAPAAANRAALQELQRWIAAHPAGAHDVPSLAARIGVSARHLSRLFQEEVGVTPASWVEAARVTAARQLLEEGNIVPKQVAAACGFSSVDTLRRAFLRVVGVTPAEYRKRFVSSLD is encoded by the coding sequence ATGCCCACTACCCGCACCATCGCCCTGCTGGCCATCGAAGGCGTCCAGTTGCTGGACGTATCGGGGCCGCTCGATGTCTTTGCCGAAGCCAACGTCCAGGCCGGGACGCCGGTCTACCAGATGCGCGTGGTGGCGCTGCGCGCGGGGCCCCTCACGGCGTCGTCAGGCGCGCGGCTGCTGCCCGACATCGTGATCGCGGATGATCGGGACGGCCGGCACCCGTCGCGCATCCACACGCTGCTGGTGGCCGGCGCGCCGCACGCGGCCGACGCCCCGGCCGACCCGCTGGCGCTGGACTGGCTTCGCCGGGTGGCGCCCACGGCGCGGCGCTACGGCTCGGTGTGCAGCGGTGCGTTCCTGCTGGCCGAGGCTGGGCTGCTCGATGGCCGCCGCGTGACCACGCACTGGGCCGCCGCCGACGCGCTGGCGGCCCGTTTTCCGCGCGTGGCCGTGGATGCCGATGCCATCCACGTGCGCGACGGCAAGGTGCGCACGGCGGCCGGCGTCACGGCGGGCATGGATCTGGCGCTGGCGCTGATCGAGGAAGACCTTGGGCGGGACATCGCGCTGAAGGTGGCCAGCCAGCTCGTGATGTTCTTCAAGCGGCCGGGCGGACAGGGCCAGTTCAGCCGCCGCGAGGCGCCCGCGGCCGCCAACCGGGCCGCGTTGCAGGAGCTGCAGCGTTGGATTGCCGCGCATCCGGCGGGCGCGCACGACGTGCCAAGCCTGGCCGCGCGGATCGGCGTCAGCGCCCGGCACCTGTCGCGGCTGTTCCAGGAAGAAGTGGGCGTGACGCCGGCAAGCTGGGTGGAGGCCGCGCGGGTCACGGCGGCGCGCCAGTTGCTGGAGGAAGGCAATATCGTGCCCAAGCAGGTGGCGGCCGCGTGCGGGTTCTCCAGCGTCGACACGCTGCGCCGGGCCTTCCTGCGCGTGGTGGGGGTCACCCCGGCGGAGTACCGCAAGCGCTTTGTCTCGTCGCTGGACTAG
- a CDS encoding IclR family transcriptional regulator, giving the protein MSANPSAADSALPAESLDRYIVPGLERGLRLLAEFSARDRVLSAADLSRRLNVPRSTVFRLLATLESTGYVERADGGREYRLGLAVLRLGFDYLASLELTELGGPLLNRLRDDIEYPCNLVVRDGRSVVYVAKAAASRPFASNINVGARLPAHATVLGHVLLEDMDLQQLRELYPEAQLQVYSDSTPRTVEALHELVQQVQQRGYVLHEGFFEASISTIAAPVRDRTGKVAAALGATIPASRLPQEELDRMVGKVRETAGELSRLLGYRPHRHARRAPGQVVAMYRD; this is encoded by the coding sequence ATGAGCGCCAATCCATCCGCAGCAGACAGCGCGCTGCCCGCCGAAAGCCTGGACAGGTACATCGTCCCGGGCCTGGAACGTGGCCTGCGCCTGCTGGCCGAATTCAGCGCGCGCGACCGCGTGCTGTCGGCGGCCGACCTGTCGCGCCGCCTGAACGTGCCGCGTTCCACGGTGTTCCGCCTGCTGGCCACGCTGGAATCCACGGGCTATGTGGAGCGCGCCGACGGCGGCCGCGAGTACCGGCTGGGTTTGGCGGTGCTGCGGCTGGGCTTCGACTACCTGGCATCGCTGGAGCTGACCGAACTGGGCGGGCCGCTGCTGAACCGCCTGCGCGACGACATCGAATACCCGTGCAATCTCGTCGTACGCGACGGGCGCTCGGTGGTGTACGTGGCCAAGGCCGCGGCGTCGCGGCCGTTCGCCAGCAACATCAACGTGGGCGCACGCCTGCCCGCGCATGCCACGGTGCTGGGCCACGTGCTGCTGGAGGACATGGATCTTCAGCAGCTGCGCGAGCTGTATCCGGAAGCGCAGCTGCAGGTTTATTCGGACAGCACGCCGCGCACCGTGGAAGCGCTGCACGAACTGGTGCAACAGGTGCAGCAGCGTGGCTACGTGCTGCACGAAGGCTTCTTCGAAGCCAGCATTTCGACCATCGCGGCGCCAGTGCGCGACCGCACCGGCAAGGTTGCCGCCGCGCTGGGCGCCACGATTCCGGCGTCGCGGCTGCCGCAGGAAGAACTCGACCGCATGGTCGGGAAAGTCAGGGAAACCGCAGGAGAACTGTCGCGCCTGCTTGGCTACCGGCCCCATCGGCACGCCAGGCGCGCGCCGGGCCAGGTGGTCGCCATGTATCGCGATTGA
- a CDS encoding response regulator has product MVIAEDHPAYLLMMQEQLLRIGGCEVVACARGDDAWAAWRQGGAALLLTDVGLRGMDGLALVRTSCSKSPWACAR; this is encoded by the coding sequence GTGGTGATTGCCGAGGACCATCCCGCCTACCTGCTGATGATGCAGGAGCAACTGCTGCGTATCGGCGGCTGCGAGGTGGTGGCCTGCGCGCGCGGCGACGACGCCTGGGCCGCGTGGCGGCAGGGCGGGGCGGCGCTGCTGCTGACCGACGTCGGGCTGCGTGGCATGGATGGCCTGGCGCTGGTGCGGACCTCTTGCTCGAAAAGCCCGTGGGCCTGCGCGCGATGA